The segment GAAACTATTTCCTTCAACAGCTGGGATAAAGTTGCAGGAAGAAAGAGACCGGGCGAGAGAAGAAAGGTCTGAAGGTCTAATGCTGAAAAAACTTGATTCCCCTTACCTGGTGGGCAGGAAGAAAGGAGACTGGTGGAAGTGGAAAGTTGCTCCACTCACTATTGATGCTGTCCTAACGTATGCAATGCGCGGCCACGGAAGGAGAAGCAATCTATTTACAGACTACACATTTGGATTATGGGATGAGGAGAAGAAAGAACTGGTGACCTTCGCAAAAGCCTACAGCGGACTCACAGATGAAGAATTCAGAAAGGTTGATGCCTGGATCAAAAAGAACACTCTTGAAAGATTTGGTCCTGTGAGGAGTGTAGTTCCACACCATGTTTTTGAAATAGCCTTTGAAGGAATAGCAGAATCCGGAAGACATAAAAGTGGAGTAGCAACAAGGTTTCCACGAATTTTGAGGTGGAGGAAGGACAAAAAGATTGAAGACGCCAATACTCTGGAAGATTTAAAGACATTGATTAAAGTGCCGGGAGCTTGAGGTTTACCACCCCGGCCTGCGGTCACCCCTCCTTAAAATAAGGAGGGGAGCTTTTTACTCAGTTTTTATGGATTACATTGAAAAGGGCTCCTTCCCTTTTTTTAAGGGAAGGTGGATTAATCGGTAGATAAACGTGATTATTGTAAGATTAACAACACCGATTAAGACGGAAGGGTTTCCTGATATATTCCAATATTTCTAAATATGTGGTGATAAGATGTACTATAGCTTAAAATGAAAGAACCTATACACAATAAAAAGAACTTAAAACCTTTTAGAAAAGAACTCCGGAAAGAAATGACTTCGGCTGAGGCATTTTTATGGAAAGAACTTCAGCACCAAAAACTGGAAGGAAGAAAATTCAGGCGGCAACACAGTATCAAAAGTTTTATTGTAGATTTTTACTGTCCTATGGAAAGATTAATAATTGAACTTGATGGACAGGTGCATCTAAATGCTTTAGCAGAGGAAAAAGACAGGAGAAGAGAAAAGGAGCTGGAGGCAATGGGATTTACTGTGCTGAGGTTTGAAAACAAGATGGTATTTGAAAATTTGGATTCGGTTTTGATGGAGATAACGAATATTTTTAGGGAGAAGGATAATGAATGATCTTGGCTTGGGTAAGTGAGATAAATTGTAAAAGTTAACCACCCCGGCCTGCGGCCACCCCTCCTTAAAAAAAGGAGGGGAGCTTCTTCCTCTGTTTTAATAGATTATATTAAAAAGGGCTCCTTCCCTTTTTTTAAGGGAAGGTGGATTAATCGGGAGATAAGCGTTTTCAGTTCAGGATTAACAACACAAATTAAGACGGAAGGGTTGAGGCTTTGGCGGAAGATTTTAGAGATAAAATTATGATTGTAACACTGAACCACCCTGGCCTGCGGCCACCCCTTCTTAAAATAAGGAGGGGAGCTTTTGATTCTCTTGCTATGAATTAAATTAAAAAGGGCTCCTTCCCTTTTTTTAAGGGAAGGTGGATTAATCGGTAGATAAGCGTTTTCAGTGCAGGATTATCAAACCGATTAAGACGGAAGGGTTAAAAAAGATTTTTGGATAGATTTAATTGCCAATTATAAAACGCTAATTTCAGTAAATAAACGAAGAAATAAAAACATCCCCGGAACACTGACCCACCCCGGCATAGGCCACCCCTCCTTAAAACAAGGAGGGGAACTTTTGAAAAATTAAATGAACCAAAAAGAACTTTTAAAACTTGCACATAATTGGTTTAAGAACCAATCCTGGAAACCCTTTGCTTTTCAAAAACAGACCTGGGAGGCATTTTTAAAAGGAAAAAACGGATTACTTAACGCTCCTACCGGAAGCGGAAAAACTTATGCACTCTGGATCCCCATCGTGCTGGATTACATCAGGAAGAATCCCGATTATAAAACTAAAAAGCCTAAAGGATTAAAAGCGGTTTGGATTACTCCGTTGCGGGCACTTTCTGTGGAAATTGAACAGGCCGCTTCCCGGTTTGCAGAAGAAATGGGTACAGAGCTTACTGTTGGCATCAGGTCGGGAGATACTTCCCAAAAAGAAAGAGCTGCTCAAAAGAAACAAATGCCAGATCTTTTGATCACCACTCCCGAAAGTCTGCAGCTTCTTCTTGCTGCTAAAGACTATGACAAAACTTTTAAAAATTTAAATGCTATTGTTATTGATGAATGGCATGAACTGTTGGGGACAAAACGCGGGGTACAGGTGGAGCTGGGGCTGTCGAGGCTTAAAACTGTTTCTAAGGATCTGAAGATTTGGGGAATTTCTGCTACAATAGGAAATCTGCAGGAGGCACGGGAAGTATTATTAGGTCCTGATTCAGAAGCTTTTTTCAATTCAGAATTAATTAGAGCAGATATTAAAAAGAAGATCACGGTTAGATCAATTATTCCGGAGAAGATGGAAAGATTTCCGTGGCGGGGTCATTTAGGAATGCATTTAATTGATGAGGTTGTACCGATAATCCGTAATTCCAGAACTACCCTGTTGTTCACCAATACCCGCTCCCAATGTGAAATTTGGTTTCAGAAGCTTATTAATAATTATCCGGAGTTTGCGGGAGAACTGGCGATGCACCACGGGAGTATTAATAAGGAAACCCGTCTTTGGGTGGAGCACGCGATAAGAGATGAAACCTTAAAAGCTGTGGTGTGTACTTCCAGTCTTGATTTGGGAGTCGATTTTGCCCCTGTTGAAACAATTATTCAGATTGGTGGGCCGAAAGGAGTGGCCCGTTTTATCCAGCGCGCCGGGAGGAGCGGCCATCAACCAGGCAAGGAGAGTGTGATCTATTTTCTGCCGACTCATGCCATTGAATTAATAGAAGCTTCGGCTTTGCAAAAGGCGGTTACGGAAACCGTGGTGGAAGACAGAATTCCGTACTTGTTGAGTTTTGATGTTCTGGTTCAATATCTCACAACCCTGGCTGTGTCTAACGGATTTTTTCCGGCAGAAATTTATCCGGAGGTGAAATCCACCTTCTGTTACCGCGATATTTCCGAAGATCAATGGCGATGGATCCTCAACTTTATAACCAAAGGTAGCCAGAGTCTGCAGGCTTACGACGAGTATAAAAAAGTAGAAATTGAAGAAGATGGCAGGTTTAAAGTAAATGATCGTGGGGTAGCGATGAGGCACAGGTTACAAATTGGTACTATTGTGAGTGATGCTATGTTGAGTGTGAAATATCTTGCTTAGGTGGTTATATTGGTACTATAGAAGAATGGTTCATATCGAAATTAAATCCCGGGGATTCCTTCACCTTTGCTTAAGTAAAACTTTAGAGCTGATAAAGATCAAACACATGCAGGTGCTGGTGAGGAAATCTCCGAAAAAAATGCAAAAGTTCCCAGCTGGATGGGTGGCAGGATGACCTTTTCTGCTCAAATGAGTGAACTGTTGAGAAAGGAAATGTACGAAGCAAAAGCATCGGTCGATAGCGGGTTGGTTACAGACTGGAAGAAATCTCCGGAGTTAGTTGCCCTAAGACCTATTTTGGAGCGTCAACAAAAGGAATCAATAGTCCCGGGGAAAGACGAATTTTTGATTGAAACATTTAAAACCCGGGAAGGATACCACGCATTGTTTTATCCTTTTGAAGGTTAGCTGGTGCACGAGGCGCTGGCAAGTCTTTTTGCTTACAGGATAAGTCTGCTTACTCCCATTTCTTTCAGTTTGGCCTTTAACGATTACGGATTCGAACTGTTGAGCGACCAGGAATTTGATATGCAGCAGGTGCTGGATAATGATTTGTTTACTTCAGCTTACCTGATGGATGACCTTCAGAAAAGTTTGAATTCCACAGAGATGGCAAGAAGGAAGTTTAGGGATATTGCTGTTATTGCAGGACTTGTTTTTACCGGATATCCAAATAAATTGATCAAAACAAAACATCTACAGTCCAATTCCCAATTGCTTTTCAGTGTATTCAGGGATTATGAGCCGGATAATCTTTTATTTCTTCAGGCTTACAGAGAAACGTTTGAACATCAACTGGAGGAAGGAAGGCTTAGGTTGGCGCTGGAAAGAATAGCACATCAAACTATAAAATGGATGCCTTGTAAAAAGCCAACCCCATTTGCTTTTCCAATTATTACCGACAGGTTGAGAGATAAATTATCTTCAGAAAAACTGGAAGATCGCATTAAACGTATGCTGGAACAATTGGAAAAAGATTAGATTTGCAGAGTGACGGAAAAGCTGCAAATTAATGGTCAAAATTTCTCCCTGCACCCGAGCGGAGCCATGTTCTGGGAAGAGCAGGAGGCGCTGCTTATAAGTGATGTGCACCTGGGGAAGATCTCACATTTCAGGAAATTTGGCAGTGCTGTTCCACAAAAAGCCATTGCCGAAAATTTTAGAAGACTTACTGCAGCTGTTGAATATTTTAATCCGGTGAACCTGCTGTTTATGGGAGATTTGTTCCACAGTTCCCTCAATGCAGAATGGGATCTCTTTGCCGCGTGGATTGAAGAACAATCTGCGAAAGTTATTTTGATAGCAGGAAATCACGATATAATTTCAGAAAATAAATACGAGCAGTTAGGAATTAAAATTTATTCTGAAATTTCACTTAATGGAATTTTGCTTACCCATCACCCTGAAATAAGGGAAGAGCATTTCAACATCTGCGGTCATTTACATCCCGGTTTTAAGTTAAGAGGACGGGGCAGGCAATCTCTCGGGCTACCTTGTTTCCATAAAATGGACAGGCAACTTATTATGCCTGCTTTTGGAGAATTTACTGGTAATTTCTGGATATCTCCTGCGGCCGATGATCAAATCTTTGCGATAACTAAAAAGGAAGTTATCCTGGTCTCTTAAATTATAAATATTCCATAATCTTCTGCAGTAAAGCAACTCTCCTTGTTATCTTTTTTTAACTTGTTGTGCAGCGGCAATTATTACATTTTGCTGCTGAAAATTTTAATAGTTCAAAAGCAAAAGTTTTATGGGTTATCTGCCAATTGAGAATTATGGAATAATTGGAGACTTAAATACAGTCGCGTTAATTGGCCTTAACGGTTCTATAGATTTTATGTGTTTTCCTAATTTTGATTCGCCCAGTATATTCGCTGCACTTCTGGATGATGAAAAGGGTGGCAGGTTTAAAATTTGTCCTGAGTTTAAAGAAATGAAGACAAAACAGCTGTACCTGCCTGATACCAATGTTTTGCTCACCCGGTGTCTTTCTCCTGAAGGGGTTGGAGAAATAACTGATTTTATGCTTAGAGAGGAGCTTTACGATGGCAAGGAAATTATAAGAAGGGTTACCACTATAAGGGGGGAAGTACCTTATAAAATGAAATGCTCACCCAGGTTCAACTACGGTAGAAGCAAATTTTCTGTTGAAAGAATTTCGGAAGTTGAAGTAATTTTTCGAAGTGAAGGAGACGACAAAACTGCACTACGCCTTATGAGTTCTGTTCCGCTAAAAGTGGAGGGAGAAGATGTTACGGCAGAATTCACACTCAAGCCTACAGAAATTGCCGATTTCCTGCTTGAGGAGGTAAAGAACGAGTATCCTTCTGAAAGGGATTTTAAAGGATTCGTCACCCAAAGCCTGTTTGATACAGTAAATTACTGGAAAGACTGGATTGCGCAGTCAAATTATACAGGTAGATGGAGAGATATGGTAAACCGCTCTTCCCTTGTTCTCAAGTTACTTACCAGTCATAAATATGGATCTATTGTAGCAGCTCCCACCTTTAGTCTTCCCGAAAGTATTGGTGGCGGAAGGAATTTTGACTACCGCTACACCTGGATAAGAGATGCCTCATTTTCAATTTATGCACTGATACGTCTGGGTTATACCAAGGAAGCGGGAGCTTTTATGAATTGGGTAGAAAAATTGTGTGAGGATATAAAGGGACAGAACCGCCTGGGGATCATGTATTCTATAGACGGAAAAAAGAAACTGGAAGAATGGGAACTTGAGAATTTTGAAGGTTATAAAGAATCCTCTCCCGTAAGAGTTGGGAATGAGGCATACGGCCAGCTACAGTTAGATATTTACGGAGAGTTAATGGATTCTGTATACCTGTACAACAAATACGGAAATCCTATTTCTTATGATTTTTGGAAAAACCTGGAGAAGCAAATTGACTGGCTGAGTGAAAACTGGAAACAGCCTGACGAAGGAATTTGGGAAGTCCGGGGTGGCAGAAAGAATTTTTTATATTCAAGGCTGTTATGCTGGGTGGCTTTTGACAGAGCTATTAAAATTTGTGAAGCAAGATCTTTCCCGCTCAATGAAAAATGGCGGAAAGAGCGGGATATTATTTTCAACAGCATTTTTTCTGAATTCTGGGATAAAGAAAAGAAGTCTTTTATGCAATATCCCGGATCTGACACTGTAGATGCATCTACTTTGCTGATGCCGCTGGTGAGATTTATAAGTCCAACCGATCCGCGATGGCTTTCTACTTTAGACAGAATAGAGGACGAACTGGTCTCTGACTCTCTAGTCTACAGGTATAGACCCGGAAAAGCTGCAGCCGATGGTTTTGTAAGTCACGAAGGGACTTTTTCTATGTGTAGCTTTTGGTATGTGGAATGTTTGTCCCGGGCAGGACAACTTGAGAAAGCAAGATTCTACTTTGAAAAAATGATGGGTTATGCTAATCACGTAGGTCTATATGCTGAACAATTAGGTTTCCAGGGAGAGCATCTGGGGAATTTTCCACAGGCATTTACGCATTTGGGATTAATAAGTGCTGCGTATAACCTGGATCAACAATTGAACGACAGCCGAAATAAAGATGTAAATTATTAATTATGAAAGCCATTTCTTTAGTACCGGGTACGACCAATATTTCTCTTGATGAAGTAGCAGAACCTATAATTACACGTCCAGACGAAATTAAAATGCAGGTGATAAGAGTAGGAATTTGTGGGACGGACAGAGAAGAAGCGAGTGGTGGCAGGGCCGATCCTCCTGCAGGTAAAGAAGAACTCATCATAGGCCATGAAATGTTTGGGCAGGTGATTGAAGTAGGTGCCGGGATTTCTTCAGTAAAAAAAGGAGATTACGGCGTTTTTACAGTAAGGCGTGGTTGTGGAAAATGTAAAGCCTGTACAAACAACCGCAGTGACATGTGCTTTACCGGAGACTATACTGAAAGAGGAATAAAGGCAGCTGACGGTTTTCAGTCTCAATTTGTTGTGGATACTGAAGAATACTTCATTCCTGTTCCCGAAGAAATAAAGGAGCTGGGAGTTTTGACAGAACCCATGTCTGTGGCTTCTAAAGCCATAGACGAGGCAATGATCGTGCAGGGAGCGAGATTCAAAGACTTCGAAAATCCTTCGGAATGGTTCAAAGGAAAAAAAGCTTTAGTAGCCGGAATAGGAGCTATTGGTATTTTAGCTGCTTTTGCATTAAGATTACGAGGTGCAGAAGTTTACGGAATGGACATAGTTGACAGGACAACATTAAGGCCGCAGGTGCTGGAGCAAATCGGCGGGAAGTATGTTGATGGAAGGGAAGTACAGGTAACAGATCTTGATGATTACCTGGGAGATATGGATTTTGTTTTTGAAGCCGTGGGTTATGCAGAGTTGCAAATTGAATTAATTGATGCCCTTGGAGTTAATGGTATTTATGTTGCCACGGGAATTCCGGCTGGGAATCGTCCTATTACTCTGGATGGTGCAGATCTCATGAGGCAACTGGTGCTAAAGAATCAGATTGTTTTAGGAAGCGTGAATGCAAGTATAGATCATTATAAAATGGCGGTACAAGATATACATACCTGTCACAAAATATGGCCGGAGGCTATCAGCAGAATAATTACTGAACGTGTTCCCTATACAGATTTTGATAAAGCCTTACATCATCATTCAGTAGATGAAATCAAAGTTGTAGTAGAGTGGACTTGAAGTAGAGCTATGCAATAGCCAGCACTAATTTGCTGATGCAGATTTAATAACACAAATTCGGTAGCGCGGATTCGTTAGCGCGGATTTGTAATCCGTGCAGTACTTCAGCAATTCAATAAAAAGAAGTATTTTAGTTAACCAACCAAAATTTCTTCCGATGACACGAAATCTTTCGGTGTTAAATCTGCTTTCGGTAATTTTAATGATAATCGTGAGCTACTACTCACAGGCAATTCGGTTAAACAATAACACTATAGGGGGAGTAAGTGACTATTACGAGAACCTCTTCACTCCTGCAGGATATGCTTTTAGTATCTGGGGCTTAATTTATGTGGCATTGTTGGTCTACTGTATCTTCCAGCTTAACCGTGTCTTCGTAAGTGAAAAAGAGACAGATTTTATTCTTCAAACGGGACCCTGGTTTATTATTGCCAATATTGCCAATGCAGCCTGGGTAGTGGCGTGGCTGTATGAAAACACGTTTTTATCGGTAATCCTTATGTTCATCATTCTGGGAAGTTTGATCAAGATCATACTCAATACTAACATGGAAAGATGGGATGCTCCTCCCAAAATTATTGCCTTTACCTGGTGGCCAATTTGTTTTTATTCCGGCTGGATCACCGTTGCGGCTGTAGCAAATGTTTCTGCGCACCTTACCAATATAGGATGGAGACAGTGGTTCCTGAGTGAACAACAATGGATGATAATTATGCTGGTGGTGACTGTAATTATTAACCTGCTCATTGTCTACAGGAGAAACATGCGAGAGTTTGCCCTGGTAGGAATCTGGGCGCTTGTGGCAATTTATGTGCGGCAGATTAACGATAATCCCGGAGTGGCTTATACGGCACTTGCAGGCGGAATAATTATTTTTTCTTACGTGAGTTACCACGGCTATGTGAACAGGAAATCCAACCCTATGTTTCAATTGGTGGCGGGGGAGAATAATGAGGCTGACTAATAAGAAGCTCTCTTTCAATTAGAAATTGCGGATTGACAATGGCAGTTGAAGTTGGCTAGGATTGCAAATCCGGGCCAACAAGTCTTCATATAACAATAAAAGCGCGGTGATAGCGCAGAGATAGCGCGGATTTGCAATCCGTGCTATATATTGCTGAACATCGTACTACACCATACTTTTCATATCGTTCCCCCAGCTAGGATATGCAAAAATCATATTTTTGAGTTCTTCCATGGTCACTTTTCCTGCCATAGCAATTGAAAACATATTGATCACTTCCCCGGCTTCAGGACCTAAAAGATGTGCTCCCAGAATTTGGCTAAGTTTTTACATCTGTTATTGTTTTGTAAGCATAATAGTTTTCATTGATTCGTTTTGCATTGAACCACTCTCCGGCTTCTTTATACTCTACTCTTACTTCAAAACCTTTTTCTTTGCAGCTGCTTCAGAAAGTCCTATGGAAGCAAGATTTGGTAAGGTAAATACCACCGAAGGCTGGGGCGGGTATTTTATTTTCTCAAAGCCCTTCTCCTTTAAAACATTTTTTGCCACCACTGCAGACTCATAAGAAGATAACGGGGTGAGCGGCAATCCTTCACTGTCAGAAACATCTCCGCAGGACAATACATTTTTGTTGCTTACACTCTGCAGAAATTCATTTACCACTATTCCTTTTTTGCTGAATTTCACGTTTCCTTTTTCGAGATCCAGGTCTTCTATGGAAGGTACTCTGCCGCTGGTATTAAAGATCAATTCAGCGGTTGCTGTAATATCTTTCTCGTTTTGTTTTGCGGTTACCCGGAAATTTTTCTGCAGTTTCTCAATTTTTTCGACTTCAGCATTAAAAATAAATTTTACCCCGATTTCTTCTGAAGCTTTCTGTAGAAGCCCCACCAAATCTTCATCAAAATTTGAAAGAGGTCTTGGTGCCAGGTCCATTACAGTGACTTTTACTCCCATTCTGGCGGCAATATGAGCGAATTCCATTCCTATGTATCCTGATCCAATAAAAAGCATGGAAGCGGGTAATTTTGGCAGATTTAAAAAGTCTTCACTTTTTAATGCATATTTTTTCTCCTGCTATATTGAGTGGTCGCGCTACCTGTCCCGTAGCAATCACTATTTTTTTCGCTGTAACCGTTTTCCCTTCTACAGAGAGAGTGTTTTCATCCAGGAAGCGAGGAGATTGATGATAAAGTTCAATTCCTTTTTCTAGGAGATCTTTCTCCGTTGCGGCGGGAACAGCATTTACAAAAGTTTCCTTGAAGGTCATCAGGTCTTCCCAGCTGGTTTCCGGCAGGGCAGCTATTCCCTTTCCCTGCATTTTTCTTGCACGGTCTAATATTTCTGTGAGTCCCAATAAAACTTTTTTAGGATCACAGCCGCGGTTAGGGCAGGTGCCGCCATACTCGCGGTTATCGGCTATTGCTACTTTTAACCCTTTATCGGCACTGGATTTTGCCACAGTTTTACTTACTGTGCCTGTCCCAATTACGAAAACATCGTATTCTTTAAATTTTGCCATTTCCTAGTATAGACCAACAAATTACAGAAAAAAGGCAGGCTTACAGGATAGGATTAGGAATAATATAACCTTTCGGGTAGGAGGTGCTGCTCTGGAAAATTCTGTTTTTATTGGGTTTAGAAGCCTCGGAAGAAGATAATTACAAATTAATATTAATGTTTTGTGAAGCAAAGCAGCAGCGTTTATCTTTGCGTTAATGAGTAAATCTATTATCGCCCAAAATTTTGCACGGTCTCTGCAACAGCAGAAACTGCAAAAATCTATTGCCGCTTCTCAAGATTCCAAAACAAATATTCACCTGAGAGGCCTTGTTGGCTCTGCACTTTCCTTTGTTGTTGCTAATGCTTTTGAAGAAGCCGATGCTCCTTTTTTACTGATCTTTAATGATAAAGAAGAAGCAGCCTATTACCTGAATGATCTTGAACAATTAATTGGAGAGAAAAACGTGCTTTTCTACCCCGGAAGTTATCGTCGGCCTTACCAGATCGAGGAAACTGATAATGCTAATGTTCTTCTTCGGGCAGAGGTTTTAAACCGGATCAACTCCAGGAAAAAGCTAAGCTCTAATAGTTACTTATCCCGATGCTCTTTTTGAAAAAGTAGTAACCCGTAAGGAACTTGAAAAAAGCACCCTTAAAATTGCTTTAAATGACAATCTTTCTATAGATTTTGTCAACGAAGTTCTTTTTGAGTACAAATTTAAAAGAGTAGATTTTGTAACTGAACCCGGAGAGTTTTCGGTGCGAGGCGGTATTATAGATGTGTTTTCCTTTAGTAACGATGAACCTTATAGGATAGAATTTTTTGGGGATGAAGTAGACAGCATCAGGAGTTTTGATGTGGAGACGCAACTTTCTACAGAGCAGGTAAAGAAAATCTCCATTATGCCCAATGTGGAGAACAAAAGACTGGATGAAACGAGAGAAAGTTTCTTAAAA is part of the Antarcticibacterium sp. 1MA-6-2 genome and harbors:
- a CDS encoding endonuclease domain-containing protein → MKEPIHNKKNLKPFRKELRKEMTSAEAFLWKELQHQKLEGRKFRRQHSIKSFIVDFYCPMERLIIELDGQVHLNALAEEKDRRREKELEAMGFTVLRFENKMVFENLDSVLMEITNIFREKDNE
- the pdeM gene encoding ligase-associated DNA damage response endonuclease PdeM — translated: MTEKLQINGQNFSLHPSGAMFWEEQEALLISDVHLGKISHFRKFGSAVPQKAIAENFRRLTAAVEYFNPVNLLFMGDLFHSSLNAEWDLFAAWIEEQSAKVILIAGNHDIISENKYEQLGIKIYSEISLNGILLTHHPEIREEHFNICGHLHPGFKLRGRGRQSLGLPCFHKMDRQLIMPAFGEFTGNFWISPAADDQIFAITKKEVILVS
- a CDS encoding glycoside hydrolase family 15 protein; this translates as MGYLPIENYGIIGDLNTVALIGLNGSIDFMCFPNFDSPSIFAALLDDEKGGRFKICPEFKEMKTKQLYLPDTNVLLTRCLSPEGVGEITDFMLREELYDGKEIIRRVTTIRGEVPYKMKCSPRFNYGRSKFSVERISEVEVIFRSEGDDKTALRLMSSVPLKVEGEDVTAEFTLKPTEIADFLLEEVKNEYPSERDFKGFVTQSLFDTVNYWKDWIAQSNYTGRWRDMVNRSSLVLKLLTSHKYGSIVAAPTFSLPESIGGGRNFDYRYTWIRDASFSIYALIRLGYTKEAGAFMNWVEKLCEDIKGQNRLGIMYSIDGKKKLEEWELENFEGYKESSPVRVGNEAYGQLQLDIYGELMDSVYLYNKYGNPISYDFWKNLEKQIDWLSENWKQPDEGIWEVRGGRKNFLYSRLLCWVAFDRAIKICEARSFPLNEKWRKERDIIFNSIFSEFWDKEKKSFMQYPGSDTVDASTLLMPLVRFISPTDPRWLSTLDRIEDELVSDSLVYRYRPGKAAADGFVSHEGTFSMCSFWYVECLSRAGQLEKARFYFEKMMGYANHVGLYAEQLGFQGEHLGNFPQAFTHLGLISAAYNLDQQLNDSRNKDVNY
- a CDS encoding glucose 1-dehydrogenase, giving the protein MKAISLVPGTTNISLDEVAEPIITRPDEIKMQVIRVGICGTDREEASGGRADPPAGKEELIIGHEMFGQVIEVGAGISSVKKGDYGVFTVRRGCGKCKACTNNRSDMCFTGDYTERGIKAADGFQSQFVVDTEEYFIPVPEEIKELGVLTEPMSVASKAIDEAMIVQGARFKDFENPSEWFKGKKALVAGIGAIGILAAFALRLRGAEVYGMDIVDRTTLRPQVLEQIGGKYVDGREVQVTDLDDYLGDMDFVFEAVGYAELQIELIDALGVNGIYVATGIPAGNRPITLDGADLMRQLVLKNQIVLGSVNASIDHYKMAVQDIHTCHKIWPEAISRIITERVPYTDFDKALHHHSVDEIKVVVEWT
- a CDS encoding tryptophan-rich sensory protein, which encodes MTRNLSVLNLLSVILMIIVSYYSQAIRLNNNTIGGVSDYYENLFTPAGYAFSIWGLIYVALLVYCIFQLNRVFVSEKETDFILQTGPWFIIANIANAAWVVAWLYENTFLSVILMFIILGSLIKIILNTNMERWDAPPKIIAFTWWPICFYSGWITVAAVANVSAHLTNIGWRQWFLSEQQWMIIMLVVTVIINLLIVYRRNMREFALVGIWALVAIYVRQINDNPGVAYTALAGGIIIFSYVSYHGYVNRKSNPMFQLVAGENNEAD